A window from Festucalex cinctus isolate MCC-2025b chromosome 4, RoL_Fcin_1.0, whole genome shotgun sequence encodes these proteins:
- the psmc3 gene encoding 26S proteasome regulatory subunit 6A, producing the protein MASLSDKSVWDEVEDGIGEEVLKMSTEEIVQRTRLLDSEIKIMKSEVLRVTHELQAMKDKIKENTEKIKVNKTLPYLVSNVIELLDVDPNDQEEDGANVDLDSQRKGKCAVIKTSTRQTYFLPVIGLVDAEKLKPGDLVGVNKDSYLILETLPTEYDSRVKAMEVDERPTEQYSDIGGLDKQIQELVEAIVLPMNHKEKFENLGIQPPKGVLMYGPPGTGKTLLARACAAQTKATFLKLAGPQLVQMFIGDGAKLVRDAFALAKEKAPSIIFIDELDAIGTKRFDSEKAGDREVQRTMLELLNQLDGFQPNMQVKVIAATNRVDILDPALLRSGRLDRKIEFPMPNEEARARIMQIHSRKMNVSPDVNYEELARCTDDFNGAQCKAVCVEAGMIALRRGATELNHEDYMEGILEVQAKKKANLQYYA; encoded by the exons ATGGCGTCGCTGAGTGACAAATCAGTTTGGGACGAAGTGGAAGATGGAATCGGTGAAGAAGTGTTAAAAATGTCTACGGAGGAAATAGTTCAGCGAACTCGACTCCTCGACAGCGAGATTAAGATAATGAAGAGCGAAGTTCTGAGGGTGACTCACGAACTGCAAGCTATGAAAGATAAAATTAAGGAAAACACTGAGAAGATCAAGGTGAACAAAACCCTGCCGTATCTGGTGTCGAACGTGATCGAGCTCCTTGATGTGGACCCCAACGACCAAGAGGAAGACGGGGCTAATGTCGACCTGGATTCCCAGAGAAAGGGAAAATGCGCTGTCATCAAGACGTCCACCCGGCAGACTTACTTCCTGCCGGTGATTGGGCTGGTGGACGCCGAGAAGCTGAAGCCCGGAGACCTGGTGGGTGTCAACAAAGACTCCTACTTGATCCTGGAGACCTTACCCACCGAGTATGACTCCAGAGTCAAAGCTATGGAGGTTGACGAGCGCCCCACAGAGCAGTACAGCGACATCGGAGGGTTGGACAAGCAGATCCAGGAGCTAGTGGAGGCGATCGTTCTGCCCATGAACCACAAGGAAAAGTTTGAAAACCTGGGCATCCAGCCACCCAAAGGAGTCCTGATGTATGGACCACCAGGAACGGGGAAGACCCTCCTAGCTAGGGCTTGTGCGGCTCAGACAAAAGCAACCTTCCTGAAGTTGGCTGGCCCACAGCTGGTGCAGATGTTCATCGGAGATGGAGCCAAGTTGGTGAGGGATGCCTTCGCCCTGGCCAAGGAGAAGGCCCCGTCCATCATCTTCATCGATGAGCTGGACGCTATTGGTACCAAGAGATTTGACAGTGAGAAGGCAGGAGACAGAGAGGTGCAGAGGACCATGCTGGAGCTTCTGAATCAGCTGGATGGATTCCAACCCAACATGCAAGTCAAG GTGATTGCCGCCACCAACAGAGTGGATATCTTGGACCCGGCACTGCTGCGTTCAGGCCGTCTGGACAGGAAGATTGAGTTCCCCATGCCGAACGAGGAAGCCAGAGCCCGAATCATGCAGATTCACTCCCGCAAGATGAACGTCAGTCCCGACGTCAACTACGAAGAGCTGGCGCGCTGTACCGACGACTTCAACGGCGCCCAGTGCAAAGCCGTGTGCGTGGAGGCGGGTATGATCGCATTGCGGCGTGGCGCCACAGAGCTGAACCACGAGGATTACATGGAGGGAATCCTGGAGGTGCAAGCCAAGAAGAAGGCCAACTTGCAGTACTACGCTTAA
- the ddx21 gene encoding nucleolar RNA helicase 2 yields MPSKSIVKVVKAMEEEIDTAANIKASKVKSKDGKKLKKKKMMQEEEDEPDRECPVPKKKKKKNKLAEDQVNGQMEEATDLNGNTDISEPPKKKKKKSTEAVKEEVKKKPTKAIVKAEINGHSMPDTPTPTPSQTPSQSDDSTSESEKETEETPEQKEGAFSNFRISQGTIQKLKARGVSYLFDIQVQTFDHVYDGHDVLAQARTGTGKTFSFAIPLVEKLQLDGLERPRGRPPKVLVLAPTRELAIQVARDFKDIGRKVSIFCFYGGSSYNPQIEAIRNGIDILVGTPGRIKDLIQNHKLDLTKLKHVVLDEVDQMLDMGFAEQVEEILAASYNKKDGGANPQTLLFSATCPPWVYDVAKKYMKPDCKRVDLIGKKTQKTATTVEHLAIACHWSQRAAVLGDVIQVYSGSHGRTIVFCETKKEAHELSMNTSIKQSTQSLHGDIPQKQREVTLKGFRNGSFEVLVATNVAARGLDIPEVDLVIQCSPPKDVESYIHRSGRTGRAGRTGICICFYQRREEDQLRYVENKAGISFRRVGVPTANDIIKSSSKDAVRFLDSVPVVAVEYFRVSAEKLIEERGAVDALAAALAHISGATSLEQRSLLTSDVGFTTMQLVCSQEMFNMGLAWKSIKEQLGENVENHIHRMTFIKGKMGVCFDVPVGKVKEFQEGFKDGRRWQLTVATELPELEQKPHNDRGERGGDRGGRFRGGRGRSFGGGGGRGRNGFRRSGGNGRSSGGNDRNRGGQKRRFSLAF; encoded by the exons ATGCCCTCTAAAAGCATCGTTAAAGTTGTCAAAGCCATGGAAGAAGAGATTGACACCGCCGCGAACATTAAGGCGTCAAAG GTCAAATCTAAGGATGGCAAGAaactaaagaagaagaagatgatgcaGGAGGAAGAAGATGAGCCGGACCGTGAATGTCCtgtaccaaaaaagaaaaagaaaaaaaacaagctggcAGAGGACCAAGTCAATGGCCAGATGGAGGAAGCCACAGACCTGAACGGTAACACTGATATTTCTGAGCcaccgaagaagaagaagaaaaagagcacAGAAGCAGTCAAGGAGGAG GTGAAAAAGAAGCCAACAAAGGCAATTGTTAAAGCTGAAATTAATGGACATTCCATGCCAGACACACCAACTCCAACTCCCAGTCAGACACCATCTCAGTCAGACGACTCAACCAGTGAGAGTGAAAAAGAAACT GAGGAAACACCGGAGCAGAAAGAAGGAGCCTTTTCCAACTTCAGAATCTCTCAAGGCACCATTCAAAAACTCAAAG CTCGAGGAGTCTCctacctgtttgacattcagGTCCAGACGTTTGATCACGTATACGATGGGCATGACGTACTTGCCCAAGCCCGCACGGGAACAGGAAAAACTTTCTCCTTTGCCATCCCACTGGTGGAGAAGCTCCAGTTGGATGGATTGGAACGGCCAAGAGGCCGTCCCCCTAAG GTGTTAGTGTTGGCTCCCACTAGAGAGTTGGCTATCCAGGTCGCTAGGGACTTTAAAGATATCGGCAGGAAAGTGAGCATCTTCTGTTTCTATGGAGGCAGCTCGTACAACCCACAGA TTGAGGCAATCCGAAATGGGATCGATATTTTGGTCGGAACTCCTGGTCGTATCAAAGACCTCATCCAGAATCATAAACTTGACCTTACCAAACTGAAGCATGTAGTTCTGGATGAAGTGGACCAAATGCTGGACATGGGATTTGCTGAGCAAgtggaagaaattctggccgCATCCTATAATAAGAAag ATGGCGGCGCCAACCCCCAGACTCTTCTGTTTTCGGCCACCTGCCCCCCATGGGTCTACGATGTAGCCAAGAAATACATGAAGCCCGATTGCAAGCGTGTTGACCTGATTGGAAAGAAAACTCAGAAAACTGCAACAACTGTGGAA CATCTGGCCATAGCGTGCCACTGGTCTCAGCGTGCTGCGGTTTTAGGAGATGTGATTCAGGTGTACAGCGGCAGCCACGGCCGAACTATCGTCTTCTGTGAGACCAAGAAGGAGGCCCATGAACTTTCCATGAATACATCCATCAAACAG AGTACCCAGTCCCTCCATGGCGACATTCCCCAGAAACAGAGGGAAGTGACACTGAAAGGCTTCAGGAATGGATCCTTTGAGGTTTTGGTGGCAACCAACGTGGCAGCCCGTGGGTTAGATATCCCTGAAGTTGACCTCGTGATTCAGTGTTCTCCACCCAAA GATGTGGAATCGTACATTCATCGCTCAGGGAGAACTGGCAGAGCTGGAAGGACGGGAATATGCATCTGTTTCTATCAGAGGAGAGAGGAGGACCAGCTACGCTATGTGGAAAACAAAGCT GGCATTTCGTTCAGACGAGTTGGCGTTCCCACcgccaatgacatcatcaagtCATCGAGCAAGGATGCCGTCAG GTTCCTGGACTCGGTTCCAGTGGTAGCCGTCGAATACTTCAGAGTGTCCGCCGAGAAGCTGATAGAGGAGAGAGGCGCGGTGGACGCGCTGGCTGCTGCCTTGGCACACATTTCCGGAGCGACGAGTTTGGAGCAGCGCTCGCTGCTCACGTCCGATGTC GGCTTCACCACCATGCAGTTAGTATGCTCTCAGGAGATGTTTAATATGGGTCTTGCCTGGAAAAGCATCAAGGAACAGCTGGGAGAGAATGTTGAAAACCACATCCATCGGATGACCTTCATCAAAGGAAAAATG GGCGTCTGTTTTGATGTTCCAGTTGGCAAAGTCAAGGAGTTTCAG GAGGGCTTCAAAGATGGTCGCCGTTGGCAGCTGACAGTGGCCACCGAGCTCCCCGAACTGGAGCAGAAGCCGCATAATGACCGCGGCGAGAGGGGCGGAGATAGAGGAGGAAGATTCCGAGGTGGACGGGGCCGGAGTTTTGGAGGAGGCGGTGGGCGCGGTCGTAATGGCTTCCGTAGAAGTGGAGGGAACGGCAGAAGCAGCGGCGGTAATGACAGGAACAGAGGCGGACAAAAACGCAGATTCAGCCTAGCGTTTTGA